Below is a window of Arabidopsis thaliana chromosome 2, partial sequence DNA.
attttaaagaaatttcttacatataatgtatatatagttgatacaTTTCtgcaattattaatttgtgaTATTAAtgagaccatatatttacataggattttcaaaaaaattattatcttattaatttatcgatttatGTCATTTTTTCCATTAGTCTCACCTCGGGATTGGaagaaattattaatttatagaggttattaatttaCCGAGTATTAATTTACAGAGGTTTTACTTATATTGATGGAgaaatacaaaactaaaactaacttctaatttgaaaaatcttgGTTTCACAAAGCTAAATTACTTATCAAATAGTTAGGAAACGTACCTCAACATTAttccatttctttctcttttcctctgCTTCCAAGGCAACCATTCTTTATCACATTACTTCTAAAGATCACATTCTAAATCATATTCCcaaaggtaaaagaaaactGTTTTAAGCATAAATTAAGCTTTGAAGAGTTTTACAATGTGTACACATTTCCTCCACCAAGCTCCCATTCCAACCTTATTCCATTATCGGTAAAGGATAGGAATGGAGTTCCAAAGAATTTAGGTGCTACGTACTAAATCTATAACTGAGTAAAAGAAGGATGACATAATGTACAGGAATCTCATCAGTTTGAGCTCATGCCACACCAAGTGacatttggtttgataactCAGGGTTTACCATACTTTTCGACATACCCCTGCAAATGAACATAAGAATTGTTAGCTTATGCAATACTTACTACTTAGGTTTTTACCTGCTTTAAGTGTCTTTTATTTCCAGCTAAGAAACTCACCTCGACAAGTTTCACAATTCTGGTTCCAGACAAACCAAGATATTGATCAACTGATTCTGTGTCAGTTGGCACCTGATGAAACTGGACAGCGGCGCCGACTACCTTTTCTGCAGCTTTTTTAACTATCATGTTATGCACGTCTTTAGTTAGACGACCCTCACGCCACAACGGTTTCAACATTTCTTTAATGGTTTCCACAACTGCAGTCCGGAATAGTCTCATTACTTTCATTCCTGCATCTGACCTCACTTCACCATCTATCTCATCTgatttctttgtctttttatatGAAGACCCATCACTTCTATGCCAAGAATCATGCCCTGCAGGTTTGattcttttcaaaacaacTCTATTCTCTGCAGCCGTAGCCGAAGAAATCTCTTTGCTAGGCGTTGCTGTATCATTTTGATCAACCACTGACGTAGCCACCCCTTCCACTACTCCATGTGCTTCCAAACTCCTTGCCACGGTTTCTTGGTGTTGATTTTGACTGCATGAACTGCTTTTATCATCATTCTTGCAATCCCGTGCTTGGGGACCACTAGCAGAATCACCATCTTTCTGCTGGCAGGAACTTTTCCGTGCATGTTCTCCTTTACTTGACAATGAATCATTAAGAGGTCTGTCTCCTAGATTCTCTATATCCGTGAAAGGATCGTAGAGGGCATCAGACGAGGGAAGAATATAAGGTGGAATTGTAAAAGATGCTTTAAAAGGTTCAGAAGGTTCCCAGTCATCTgaagaaactttctttttagTGCTAGTAGTGTTGGCTTCTGCGCCTTTATCAGAAGAAACAGCTACCCCTTGCAGCGTTGGAAGTGATCCGGATCCAGATAAACTATTCCCATTTTCAAAATCCCCCACCGTAGAAGCACGATCATTCATAGGAACAGAACTGGATAATGATCCTGTCCAGGCTGGTCCAGCAGATCCCATGTCTGTTTTTAAATAGGAACTGATAGAAGGTCTATGCTCATGAACAAAGCTGCTTCTCAATGCGAAGGAATTGGCGTTATTAATAACTAGAGACCTGTTGTCAGTGAAATCAGCACCATACGTTTGCTTCAAACTCTCTCTTCTAATGTTTTCAAATGAAGGCATAAAGCGCATCTCGTTATTGAACGGGAAAACTCTCTGAGAACCTGGGGGATTCACAAAAGACATGGAGGAGAAAACTCTCTGAGGATTCATGAAAGATATATCCTCTCTGGTAGGCAACGATGTCACACCGTTTTCGCTTAACTGGGAAACTCTTACACCTTCTCTGCTGTccaaaattcttctttctGAATAGACAtaagcaaaataaattattggtTGATTCAGAAAGAGTAATTAAACCCCATAGATATTCACCGGCCTCTATATTGTTGGAACTACCTCCACATAGAATCACAAGAATAAGTATTCATGGTACAACGTACCTAGATCAGACCGGATACCACCGTTTCCAGCCATACTATTTTCCGCCAGTTGTTGACTAGTGCAATTTGAATTCTCTTTCACATGTAGAAACTTGCAGGACACCCCATTGAAACACCACCCTTTAGCAAAAAATTTGCAGGGAAGAGCTGCACGTTTTTGTTCTGGTTCATTCCCACCACCGCCAGTGAAAAAGCTTCTTGGCGGTATACCCGGAGCAGGAAATCTGATAACCGAATTTGTCAGTATAAAAGCTTCAACCTCTTAACTTAGTTTCAGCAAAACTTAAGCAGAAACTTTTTTGCCATACCTTGGTAAAGTACCATTATCTTGAGCAAAAGCTTGCTCctttatgatttttgattGCTCATCTAAAGGTGTTGTTACAGAATGCCTCTTCACATCTACATGAGACAAGTTTAATCAGTACATATTAGCAAAACTGCTGTtttgaataaacaaaagagattcCTTACAGAAACAAGCACAAAACTCTGAGAATTGAATTTGCTTACTTGGTATTAAAGCCACAATTTTTACAAAAGAGCTTCAGTGAAAATCTAATTGCCAAGTCTTTGAACCTCTAATCAGAGCTAAATCTAGTCAATTTAacaattctctctttcttctagAACAAAATTCATCAATTCCAAATTGGAAAAGGTGTTTCCATCAATAAAAACACGAACTTGACAGAATTAATCAACAATACCATGTAACCAATCACGAATTTCAAATACTAACCGTTGTGGGAATTGGAAGCTTGAATTGGTGGTTTATCAAACAATTCAGATTCTCTTACAATTGTATGTACTTGCACCTTTTGTTCgacctcatcatcatcaatgtcCATGTCGGAATCAGACATCTTGAAGTCTTCGGCGAGGTAACCAACGCAGAGAGTGgtaaattgataaaaaaaaatactgcGGCGTGATCGGGGTCCGAAGCTCGCTGTTGAGTCCTGATGATCTCCGAGAATACGTTTGGTATATCGAAACCACCATTGTTACAAAGACCACCGAACTATTTTATATCTAATGGGCCtttcctaaataattaaagcTTTAGTATTAAGGCCCATACTAAATTCCAAATTTTACCAACTATTTCCTAAATTAACACATCGTTGCCTTTTTATAGTAACCGgattaaaccaaaacaaaattaaagagaatCGAATCAAACCGTGAAAATCGTGAAGCGTAGTGGTGCTATATTGCACGTTAACTGTCTCCATCACTGCCACTGGTAAACCCTAAGAATCCTCCGCAATTTCGCAATTTTGTGAAGGAGCCGCCGGCTAAATTTGATGGCAGACCAAAGTTCGGAGATCGTCAATGCTCTGTCGTCGGAGATGGAAGCTGTTTCCGTTTCATCAACTCAGGCATCTTCTTCGTCCGATGGATTCCAGTGAGTTTTCTTACcaatcatcaatttttttcattttcgcgcttcaattttgatttggattatattatttgattagAGTGGAAGAGATGAAAAAGCTATAGCAATTTAGAAGTATGgaatttaaaattgaaaagatcTTGTTATCTGCTTATTGGTCTGGtagatattgaaattttactAATTCTTCAGGATGagtgaagaagttgagaagAGATACAAAATTGTTAGGAGTATCGGTGAGGAATGTATACAAGAGGAAGAGCTAAAGAATCTTCTTGCTAAGAAGGCTGCTCCGATTTGCTACGACGGCTTTGAACCATCAGGAAGAATGCACATTGCTCAGGTCTGTTAGTTTTCCTTTGTTCCATTACCATATGTGGGAAGGAAGCGTTGGCTAATCTATTTTGGTtctgttgttttcttaatagGGAGTGATGAAAGTCATCAATGTGAACAAAATGACTTCAGCTGGTTGCAGAGTGAAGATTTGGATTGCTGATTGGTTTGCTCAGTTGAACAACAAAATGGGTGGTGACTTGAAGAAAATCAGAGTGGTTGGAGAATACTTTCAAGAGATATGGAAGGCTGCTGGGATGGATAATGACAAAGTAGAGTTTTTGTGGTCGTCCGAAGAAATTAATTCTAAGGCAGATAAGTATTGGCCTCTTGTGATGGACATTGCTCGCAAAAACAAGCTCCCTAGAATCTTAAGGTTACTTTTCTAAATCTTCTCCATTCTTGGGACGTTGTAATTATGTGAGGGAAATGATGGGACCTGAATGACTCTGGTTCTTGTCCTTGAAGGTGTGTGCAGATTATGGGACGTAGTGAGACTGATGAACTGAGTGCTGCCCAGATCCTTTACCCATGCATGCAATGTgcagatatttttttccttgagGTACTGTTAAGCCTTTGCTTGCTTATGAACTGTCTTTGATTCTGCTGCTAGTTACTCGgaataaaaaatttagctTAAGCGTTACATCAGCAGAAAGTCTATTATATTGTTGATAAAACACCTGATAAAAGCTCCAGGCTAGAAATAAGCTGTATATGATTGCAGATTTTATCAATGTAATGTTACATTTTGTGTATCTGGCTGATGAGTTCTGTGACTACTGTTAAACCATTTTCGTTACATATGTAGGCTGATATTTGCCAGCTTGGGATGGatcaaagaaaagtaaatGTGCTAGCGAGAGAATACTGTGATGACataaagaggaaaaacaaacCGATAATCTTGTCACACCGTATGCTCTGCATTTTCCTATTTGACTTCTGTTATACCACGTTTTAACTGGTCTAGCGTGTTGTTAATCATTTATCATTGTTAACTACTTGCAGATATGCTTCCTGGTCTCCAACAAGGACAAGAAAAGATGTCCAAAAGTGATCCATTATCTGCTATCTTtatggaagatgaagaggtAACTATAACTTAGCCAAAATTCTAAGTTTACAAAAGTAGATAAGAGTTATCACAGTTGTTGACTTGTTTTGAATGTCTGGATGTCCTCAGGCTGAAGTTAATGTGAAGATCAAGAAAGCTTACTGCCCTCCAAAAGTCGTGAAGGGCAATCCATGCCTCGAATACATCAAATACATCATTCTACCATGGTTTGATGAGTTCACAGTtgagagaaatgaagaatATGGCGGTAACAAGTGAGTTTTACccctttttgttcttttctaaAACCTTTATTTGCTTGGTTTCTGCATGAAAAATCCAATTTGGATTGCTATAATCCTATTACATAAGTCATTGAGCTGTGGAATTTTCTTCCAAATATTAGGACCTACAAAAGCTTTGAAGACATTGCTGCTGACTATGAGAGCGGCGAGTTGCACCCTGGCGATCTAAAGAAAGGCCTGATGAACGCGTTGAATAAGATTTTGCAAGTAAGTTAAAACTTCCTTTATGTTAGAGCTTTACGAGTCCTTAATGATGGTATTAGAAAAAAGACTGACACAATTATTCAGAAAACCTTTGAATAAGTTTTGTATTcaacaacaaataattaacGTCCTTTACCAATATGGCAGCCTGTTCGTGATCATTTCAAAACAGACGCACGCGCGAAGAATCTACTCAAACAGATCAAggtaacaaaaacatatatatgtttccgGTTATGTTAATTATACTACTTGAGAATTTCTCACACggctttggttttgtattgTGTAGGCTTACAGAGTCACCAGATAAAATTAGAGAGCCAGAATGTGTCATTGAAAGCTTTCTCTCACTTTATGAAACTTATTATTACCAAAAACACACTGTAAAACTCctggattttgtttatttgggtATATCAGATGCTACTACAGATAGTTTACCAATGTTGTGGTTAATCAAATAAGGAATTTTATATCCgtataaaaaatatgtaaaattgtttttaaatcttGTCGATATATGCTactaaaatgtattttttggtttactttGGTCTTAGATTGACGTGGCTGCCTCAAACTGCCTTCATtttcgttctttttttttttagaaaaaaacaagaataaaaatagtaataatcCCACTAAAAAGAatcatcagaagaaaaaagactcATAAATCTAGGGCTTTCTTCtagagatcgaagaagaagagttcaCATAGAGAGATTTTGTTCGTTTCGAGATTTTCTTCAGTCCCAATGGCGTCAAACACCAGCAACGACAATTTCCAGCATAGACCACGGCAAAGAAACGGACCACCTCCTCCGCGGCGACAGGGAAGAAATCCGCCGCCTCCGTCTTCGTCAACGCGAACTTCTCAGAATCAGCCACCACAGCATACGCCgcaggagaagaagaaaccggTGTTTGTCAAAGTGGATCAGCTTAAACCTGGAACGAGCGGCCACACTTTGACTGTTAAAGTCGTCGATCAGAATTCCGTACCTCAGAAACCGGgagctgcttcttcttctcatctccGACCTGCTAGGATCTCTGAGTGTCTTGTTGGAGATGAGACTGCTTGCATCCTCTTCACTGCTCGCAACGATCAAGGTGAGATAATCCGATTCTGTGTTCTAAGATTCTATTTTTGAATCATCCTCTCGAATAGCCTTAACGATCCTGTGGAGTATCTTAGTCTGTTGGAATCTGT
It encodes the following:
- the FES1 gene encoding Zinc finger C-x8-C-x5-C-x3-H type family protein (FRIGIDA-ESSENTIAL 1 (FES1); FUNCTIONS IN: zinc ion binding, nucleic acid binding; INVOLVED IN: positive regulation of vernalization response; LOCATED IN: cellular_component unknown; EXPRESSED IN: shoot apex, vascular tissue, root tip; CONTAINS InterPro DOMAIN/s: Zinc finger, CCCH-type (InterPro:IPR000571); BEST Arabidopsis thaliana protein match is: Zinc finger C-x8-C-x5-C-x3-H type family protein (TAIR:AT3G18640.1); Has 279 Blast hits to 165 proteins in 46 species: Archae - 0; Bacteria - 31; Metazoa - 18; Fungi - 38; Plants - 89; Viruses - 0; Other Eukaryotes - 103 (source: NCBI BLink).), encoding MSDSDMDIDDDEVEQKVQVHTIVRESELFDKPPIQASNSHNDVKRHSVTTPLDEQSKIIKEQAFAQDNGTLPRFPAPGIPPRSFFTGGGGNEPEQKRAALPCKFFAKGWCFNGVSCKFLHVKENSNCTSQQLAENSMAGNGGIRSDLERRILDSREGVRVSQLSENGVTSLPTREDISFMNPQRVFSSMSFVNPPGSQRVFPFNNEMRFMPSFENIRRESLKQTYGADFTDNRSLVINNANSFALRSSFVHEHRPSISSYLKTDMGSAGPAWTGSLSSSVPMNDRASTVGDFENGNSLSGSGSLPTLQGVAVSSDKGAEANTTSTKKKVSSDDWEPSEPFKASFTIPPYILPSSDALYDPFTDIENLGDRPLNDSLSSKGEHARKSSCQQKDGDSASGPQARDCKNDDKSSSCSQNQHQETVARSLEAHGVVEGVATSVVDQNDTATPSKEISSATAAENRVVLKRIKPAGHDSWHRSDGSSYKKTKKSDEIDGEVRSDAGMKVMRLFRTAVVETIKEMLKPLWREGRLTKDVHNMIVKKAAEKVVGAAVQFHQVPTDTESVDQYLGLSGTRIVKLVEGYVEKYGKP
- a CDS encoding Tyrosyl-tRNA synthetase, class Ib, bacterial/mitochondrial (Tyrosyl-tRNA synthetase, class Ib, bacterial/mitochondrial; FUNCTIONS IN: tyrosine-tRNA ligase activity, nucleotide binding, aminoacyl-tRNA ligase activity, ATP binding; INVOLVED IN: translation, tRNA aminoacylation for protein translation, tyrosyl-tRNA aminoacylation; LOCATED IN: cytoplasm; CONTAINS InterPro DOMAIN/s: Rossmann-like alpha/beta/alpha sandwich fold (InterPro:IPR014729), Tyrosine tRNA ligase, archaeal/eukaryotic (InterPro:IPR016485), Tyrosyl-tRNA synthetase, class Ib, archaeal/eukaryotic cytosolic (InterPro:IPR015624), Tyrosyl-tRNA synthetase, class Ib, bacterial/mitochondrial (InterPro:IPR002307), Aminoacyl-tRNA synthetase, class Ib (InterPro:IPR002305); BEST Arabidopsis thaliana protein match is: Nucleotidylyl transferase superfamily protein (TAIR:AT1G28350.1); Has 5443 Blast hits to 5419 proteins in 1791 species: Archae - 389; Bacteria - 3121; Metazoa - 323; Fungi - 286; Plants - 124; Viruses - 5; Other Eukaryotes - 1195 (source: NCBI BLink).) — protein: MADQSSEIVNALSSEMEAVSVSSTQASSSSDGFQMSEEVEKRYKIVRSIGEECIQEEELKNLLAKKAAPICYDGFEPSGRMHIAQGVMKVINVNKMTSAGCRVKIWIADWFAQLNNKMGGDLKKIRVVGEYFQEIWKAAGMDNDKVEFLWSSEEINSKADKYWPLVMDIARKNKLPRILRCVQIMGRSETDELSAAQILYPCMQCADIFFLEADICQLGMDQRKVNVLAREYCDDIKRKNKPIILSHHMLPGLQQGQEKMSKSDPLSAIFMEDEEAEVNVKIKKAYCPPKVVKGNPCLEYIKYIILPWFDEFTVERNEEYGGNKTYKSFEDIAADYESGELHPGDLKKGLMNALNKILQPVRDHFKTDARAKNLLKQIKAYRVTR
- a CDS encoding Nucleic acid-binding, OB-fold-like protein (Nucleic acid-binding, OB-fold-like protein; FUNCTIONS IN: molecular_function unknown; INVOLVED IN: biological_process unknown; LOCATED IN: chloroplast; EXPRESSED IN: 22 plant structures; EXPRESSED DURING: 13 growth stages; CONTAINS InterPro DOMAIN/s: Nucleic acid-binding, OB-fold-like (InterPro:IPR016027), Nucleic acid-binding, OB-fold (InterPro:IPR012340); BEST Arabidopsis thaliana protein match is: Nucleic acid-binding, OB-fold-like protein (TAIR:AT4G28440.1); Has 251 Blast hits to 251 proteins in 51 species: Archae - 23; Bacteria - 0; Metazoa - 2; Fungi - 4; Plants - 168; Viruses - 30; Other Eukaryotes - 24 (source: NCBI BLink).), producing MASNTSNDNFQHRPRQRNGPPPPRRQGRNPPPPSSSTRTSQNQPPQHTPQEKKKPVFVKVDQLKPGTSGHTLTVKVVDQNSVPQKPGAASSSHLRPARISECLVGDETACILFTARNDQVELMKPGATVNLRNAKIDMFKGSMRLAVDKWGRIEATEPADITVKEDNNLSLVEYELVNVVEE